The Litoreibacter ponti genome includes a window with the following:
- a CDS encoding ABC transporter ATP-binding protein, with product MTAGLDILCDAITKRFDATEAVAPFSVSFGAGQTTALVGPSGCGKSTILRMIAGLEAPDSGTLTLGGAPPKHAARRGALAMAFQDPSLLPWRTVRANIALGAQLARKSAGDVDALIDLVGLAGFADHRPAELSGGMRQRAAIARSLISAPEVLLLDEPFGAVDAMTRRRLNEDLPPLWRSKGATVVLVTHSVQEAVLLSDRVLILSPRPARIVADIPVTLDRRDTSVVDTPAFSTLSRTVFDALEQDA from the coding sequence GTGACCGCCGGCTTGGACATACTGTGCGACGCCATCACCAAACGGTTTGATGCGACCGAGGCGGTCGCACCCTTTTCCGTGTCCTTTGGCGCGGGACAGACAACGGCGCTTGTGGGGCCGTCGGGCTGTGGCAAATCCACGATCTTGCGGATGATCGCGGGGTTGGAGGCGCCCGACAGCGGCACTTTGACTTTGGGCGGTGCGCCGCCAAAACACGCGGCGCGGCGCGGCGCGTTGGCGATGGCCTTCCAGGACCCGTCGCTTTTGCCGTGGCGCACGGTGCGCGCGAACATTGCCCTCGGGGCCCAGCTCGCGCGCAAGTCCGCGGGCGACGTCGATGCCTTGATCGATCTGGTGGGGCTCGCGGGCTTTGCGGACCACCGCCCGGCGGAGCTGTCGGGCGGCATGCGCCAGCGCGCCGCAATCGCGCGCAGTCTGATTTCCGCGCCGGAAGTCCTGCTGCTGGACGAGCCGTTCGGCGCGGTTGATGCGATGACCCGAAGGCGGCTGAACGAAGATTTGCCGCCCCTGTGGCGGTCCAAAGGTGCGACGGTCGTGCTCGTCACGCACTCGGTGCAGGAGGCGGTCTTGCTTTCCGACCGCGTTCTGATCCTGTCGCCACGCCCGGCCCGGATCGTCGCCGACATCCCCGTGACGCTGGACAGGCGAGATACATCCGTCGTCGACACGCCCGCCTTTTCGACCCTGTCCCGCACGGTATTTGACGCGTTGGAGCAGGACGCATGA
- a CDS encoding ABC transporter substrate-binding protein yields the protein MTQPVHLTRRFFLQTTGAGVATAAMGLPALAATSVNFQLSWLHSVQFGGSYIAAKKNYWADQGLDVSLSQGGPNAPVEPPVVSGAALVGISAADYTAAAVAQGAPFKIIAVAMQKNPFAIASLAGNPVNAPADLVGKRIGMAVANTPVLQALCTLNNVDIDAIEIVPTQYDPAPLVSGQVDCLLCWETDLPVAMTVQGVDNTTMLMADHGYALHSQTYIATEDAIANRRADLIALLKGEVMGWNDYEADTDAAAALTVEMFPDAGLELETQKLQAARQVPLMFSDLTAENGFGWFTDETVAANIETLALLGRDVSADLWDRSLLEEVHG from the coding sequence ATGACCCAACCCGTTCATCTGACCCGCCGTTTCTTCCTTCAGACCACCGGCGCCGGTGTTGCAACCGCCGCAATGGGCCTGCCCGCCCTGGCCGCGACATCGGTCAATTTTCAGCTCTCATGGCTTCATTCCGTGCAGTTCGGTGGCAGCTACATCGCGGCCAAGAAGAATTATTGGGCGGATCAGGGGCTCGACGTCTCGCTGAGCCAGGGCGGTCCCAACGCCCCGGTCGAGCCGCCGGTGGTCTCGGGTGCGGCCCTGGTTGGCATCTCCGCCGCGGATTACACCGCGGCTGCCGTGGCCCAAGGCGCGCCGTTCAAGATCATCGCCGTGGCGATGCAGAAGAACCCGTTCGCCATCGCCTCCCTTGCGGGCAATCCGGTCAATGCGCCCGCTGATCTGGTCGGCAAACGCATCGGCATGGCTGTTGCCAATACGCCGGTCCTGCAGGCGCTGTGCACCTTGAACAATGTCGATATCGACGCCATTGAAATCGTGCCGACCCAGTACGACCCCGCCCCCCTTGTCAGCGGTCAGGTGGATTGCCTGCTGTGCTGGGAAACCGATCTGCCCGTGGCGATGACCGTGCAGGGGGTGGACAACACAACGATGCTGATGGCCGATCACGGCTACGCTTTGCACTCCCAGACATACATCGCGACCGAAGACGCCATCGCCAACCGCCGCGCGGACCTGATTGCGTTGCTCAAGGGCGAGGTCATGGGCTGGAATGACTACGAGGCAGACACGGATGCCGCCGCCGCCCTGACCGTCGAGATGTTCCCGGATGCGGGCCTGGAGCTGGAGACCCAAAAACTGCAGGCCGCGCGGCAGGTGCCATTGATGTTTTCCGATCTGACGGCCGAGAACGGTTTTGGGTGGTTCACGGACGAGACGGTCGCGGCAAATATCGAAACGCTCGCCCTTCTGGGGCGCGATGTGTCTGCGGACCTGTGGGATCGATCGCTTCTTGAAGAGGTGCACGGCTAG
- a CDS encoding lysylphosphatidylglycerol synthase transmembrane domain-containing protein, whose product MKARVLKFAVSIGCLLVLLRWADPTAVFAQLSGAEPVWIGAAFLALTAATFSMAARWQIVAKAFGLHFSYPFALREYYLAQLINTSLPGGVAGDVTRAVRARRAADMSSAALSVMAERMLGQVTIFALMFVGFAFVLFWPDGSGWARLGWIVLSSIAVGAAVILALARRDGATAAFLRTTMAQLKSPQILLHSAVTSFCLIFAFYACAQAIGTELSSKAFATVIPLVLSAMLVPLSVGGWGWREGAAAALFPLVGAPASAGIATGILYGVVVFIAALPAAFLLAASQNIEPFTPKRKPDLS is encoded by the coding sequence ATGAAGGCCCGCGTTCTGAAATTCGCCGTATCCATTGGCTGCCTGCTCGTTTTGTTGCGGTGGGCCGACCCGACCGCGGTCTTCGCGCAGCTGAGCGGAGCGGAACCCGTGTGGATTGGGGCTGCTTTTCTGGCGCTTACGGCCGCGACGTTTTCCATGGCAGCCCGCTGGCAGATCGTGGCCAAGGCGTTCGGGCTGCATTTCAGCTACCCGTTTGCGCTGCGGGAATACTACCTCGCGCAGCTGATCAACACGTCCCTGCCCGGCGGTGTCGCAGGAGACGTCACCCGGGCTGTACGCGCCAGACGTGCCGCTGATATGAGCAGCGCCGCGCTTTCGGTCATGGCAGAGCGGATGCTTGGCCAGGTGACAATTTTCGCGCTTATGTTCGTCGGGTTTGCTTTCGTTTTATTCTGGCCTGACGGTTCGGGATGGGCGCGTCTTGGCTGGATTGTCCTTTCGTCGATTGCGGTCGGAGCGGCGGTGATTTTGGCATTGGCCCGGCGCGACGGCGCCACTGCCGCGTTTCTTCGGACAACTATGGCTCAGCTCAAATCACCTCAGATCTTGCTGCACAGTGCCGTCACGTCTTTCTGCCTGATCTTTGCCTTCTACGCCTGCGCGCAGGCGATCGGCACAGAGCTGTCTTCGAAAGCCTTTGCGACCGTTATCCCCCTTGTCCTGAGCGCCATGCTTGTGCCGTTATCTGTCGGCGGCTGGGGCTGGCGCGAGGGGGCTGCGGCCGCGCTTTTCCCGCTTGTCGGCGCGCCTGCCAGTGCGGGCATCGCCACAGGCATCCTTTACGGGGTCGTCGTCTTCATCGCGGCGCTCCCGGCGGCGTTCCTGCTGGCGGCGTCGCAAAACATTGAACCCTTCACACCAAAACGAAAGCCTGATCTCTCATGA
- a CDS encoding sulfatase-like hydrolase/transferase: MTRVLGLVLATAMLFGVLVLPNHPGTMTWGALNRWPLELPVLVLGMIAIGRLWGVTYGVALLLLAAVVIKLADYAMFSAFNRTFNPILDTFLIGAGLGLLRDSIGGALTVLAVLASFGLLVLMFIALERSLRAWAGLTKAPTARVVAASLALLWAGWAAADIGHHLGYWKFKDSPPGTAWTTRLTLKRGIELQQTATELARFAERAADDPYGDATGLLGALDGRDVIVIWIESYGRASFDNPLYAPTHLTTLRAAEADIARTGMAMRSGWLTSPTAGGQSWLAHGALSSGLWTSDNGRYNAMLASGHKWLFHFAQNAGYHTTAIMPAITVGWPESLAMGFDTVIPAADIPYKGARFRWVTMPDQFTLARYRDLMPKDGRPNFVQIALISSHAPWTPIPDMIPWEDIGDGTEFNEMAQRGPSPKVLWRDRDAVRDAYRRAVDYSLRATLSHVSHLGADAPLVIVAGDHQAASFVAGSENKDVPVHMIGPSDMLERISHWGWTDGLVPDADSPVRRMDSFRNDFLDAFSKTQVVER; this comes from the coding sequence ATGACGCGCGTCTTGGGTCTTGTGCTGGCCACGGCCATGCTGTTCGGCGTGCTCGTCTTGCCGAACCATCCTGGCACGATGACCTGGGGGGCCTTGAACAGATGGCCGTTGGAGCTGCCGGTGCTTGTGCTTGGCATGATCGCCATCGGACGGCTCTGGGGCGTGACCTATGGGGTGGCGCTTCTTTTGCTCGCGGCTGTCGTGATCAAGCTTGCCGATTACGCGATGTTCAGCGCCTTCAATCGCACGTTCAATCCGATCCTCGACACTTTTCTCATAGGCGCGGGTCTGGGCCTGCTGCGTGACAGCATCGGTGGCGCATTGACGGTGCTGGCGGTCCTCGCATCTTTTGGGCTGCTGGTGCTTATGTTCATCGCGCTCGAGCGCAGTCTGCGCGCGTGGGCCGGCCTGACCAAGGCCCCCACCGCCCGGGTCGTGGCCGCGAGCCTTGCTCTGCTTTGGGCGGGGTGGGCTGCGGCGGATATCGGGCACCACCTGGGATACTGGAAATTCAAGGACAGCCCGCCGGGCACCGCGTGGACCACGCGCTTGACGCTCAAGCGCGGGATCGAGCTGCAGCAAACCGCAACCGAGCTCGCGCGCTTTGCAGAGCGGGCCGCCGACGACCCTTACGGCGATGCGACGGGCCTCTTGGGCGCGTTGGACGGACGGGACGTGATCGTGATCTGGATCGAAAGCTACGGGCGGGCCAGTTTCGACAATCCGCTTTATGCGCCTACGCATCTTACAACATTGCGCGCCGCCGAGGCCGACATCGCGCGCACCGGGATGGCGATGCGCAGCGGCTGGCTAACCTCGCCCACCGCAGGCGGGCAAAGCTGGCTTGCCCATGGCGCCCTGTCCAGCGGGCTTTGGACCTCGGACAACGGTCGCTACAACGCGATGCTGGCGAGTGGCCACAAGTGGCTTTTCCACTTTGCGCAAAACGCGGGCTACCACACGACCGCGATCATGCCCGCGATCACGGTCGGATGGCCCGAAAGCCTCGCCATGGGCTTCGACACGGTCATCCCCGCCGCTGACATCCCCTATAAAGGTGCGCGTTTCCGCTGGGTGACGATGCCCGATCAGTTCACGCTTGCGCGCTACCGGGATCTTATGCCCAAAGATGGCCGCCCGAATTTTGTGCAGATCGCCCTGATCTCGTCCCACGCGCCTTGGACGCCGATCCCGGATATGATCCCTTGGGAAGACATCGGCGACGGGACGGAATTCAACGAGATGGCACAGCGCGGACCCTCCCCCAAGGTGCTTTGGCGTGACCGCGACGCCGTGCGCGACGCGTATCGTCGCGCCGTCGACTATTCCCTGCGCGCGACCCTGTCCCATGTGTCCCACCTTGGCGCAGATGCGCCGCTTGTGATCGTCGCGGGCGACCATCAGGCGGCGAGTTTCGTGGCTGGCAGCGAGAACAAGGATGTTCCGGTGCACATGATCGGCCCCTCGGACATGCTGGAACGGATAAGCCACTGGGGCTGGACCGACGGGCTTGTCCCGGATGCGGATAGCCCGGTGCGGCGGATGGACAGTTTCCGCAATGATTTCCTCGACGCGTTCTCAAAGACGCAGGTGGTGGAGCGATGA
- a CDS encoding CDP-alcohol phosphatidyltransferase family protein encodes MLRSTPHLFDQPRHGRSVLGGFLGVSALLALALVVASQLVFGQALVPFAAFAIAMTLAVFGLAQGYPHRVLGACNVVTLVRLAMVAFLSGALVAPDASEWVFFGVASLAFALDGLDGWLARRSGLVSDFGARLDMETDAALGAVIATWVLVSGTAGAEVLVLGFMRYAFLAAAFFVPALRAPLPQAFRRKAICVVQIAALLILVFPLTPGTLVVPVSVAAALLLTWSFLIDTVWLLRRAA; translated from the coding sequence ATGCTTCGCAGCACGCCGCATCTTTTCGACCAACCTCGCCACGGCCGCTCTGTTCTGGGTGGGTTTCTCGGCGTTTCGGCCCTGCTGGCTTTGGCCTTGGTGGTGGCGTCACAGCTAGTTTTCGGGCAGGCACTGGTGCCGTTTGCAGCGTTCGCAATCGCGATGACCTTGGCGGTTTTCGGTCTTGCCCAAGGCTATCCGCACCGGGTTCTGGGCGCGTGCAATGTCGTCACGCTTGTACGGCTGGCCATGGTCGCGTTTCTCTCCGGCGCGCTGGTCGCGCCGGACGCATCGGAGTGGGTCTTCTTCGGGGTGGCCAGCCTCGCCTTCGCGCTGGACGGTCTGGATGGCTGGCTGGCGCGTCGATCAGGGTTGGTCTCCGATTTCGGGGCCCGGTTGGACATGGAAACGGACGCCGCTCTGGGCGCGGTGATCGCGACATGGGTTCTTGTCAGCGGGACGGCCGGGGCCGAGGTGCTGGTCCTCGGCTTCATGCGCTACGCCTTCCTTGCGGCTGCGTTTTTCGTTCCCGCCTTACGCGCGCCGCTGCCACAGGCGTTCCGGCGCAAGGCGATTTGTGTTGTGCAGATCGCGGCCTTGCTGATTTTGGTGTTCCCCCTGACGCCCGGCACCTTGGTGGTCCCCGTCAGTGTTGCGGCGGCCCTGCTTCTGACCTGGTCCTTCCTAATTGACACCGTGTGGCTCTTGAGGCGCGCTGCATGA
- a CDS encoding endonuclease/exonuclease/phosphatase family protein has product MQGTQLRCATWNVHRAKGHDGRVDPGRVVAALEQAVAPERPQVLALQEADGECRPHASIFDMADIEKRTGLEYIHGPDSRWGDDSDGFLGTILFLSPGMRRTWMDVLDLPGHCHRGAVSVEVMHEDRPLRIISTHLSLSQPLRVVQMRIIGQYVRRRPAMQTILLGDLNEWRPWGGMMFNRALTGMDLQGPACRSFPSSRPLLPLDRIMTDGAGQVLDMRAVRTREVVEASDHLPLVARVTIR; this is encoded by the coding sequence ATGCAGGGCACGCAACTGAGATGTGCGACATGGAATGTGCATCGCGCGAAGGGGCATGACGGGCGGGTCGACCCCGGTCGGGTCGTCGCAGCACTAGAGCAAGCCGTGGCGCCAGAGCGCCCCCAAGTTCTGGCCTTGCAGGAGGCCGATGGCGAATGCAGACCCCATGCCAGCATCTTCGACATGGCTGATATCGAAAAGCGCACGGGCCTTGAATACATCCATGGCCCGGACTCGCGTTGGGGCGATGACAGCGACGGATTTCTGGGCACCATCCTGTTCCTGTCGCCCGGGATGCGCCGGACGTGGATGGACGTGCTGGATTTGCCGGGCCATTGCCATCGCGGGGCCGTGTCGGTTGAGGTCATGCACGAAGACCGCCCGCTTCGGATCATCAGCACCCATTTGTCGCTGTCTCAGCCCCTGCGGGTCGTGCAGATGCGGATTATTGGGCAGTATGTGCGCCGCAGACCTGCTATGCAGACGATCTTGCTGGGGGATTTGAATGAATGGCGGCCCTGGGGTGGCATGATGTTCAATCGCGCTTTGACCGGAATGGATTTGCAAGGCCCGGCCTGCCGCAGCTTTCCCAGCTCTCGGCCGCTGTTGCCGCTCGACCGGATCATGACCGATGGTGCGGGTCAGGTTCTGGACATGCGGGCCGTCAGAACACGCGAGGTGGTCGAGGCCTCGGACCACCTTCCGCTGGTCGCGCGGGTCACAATTCGCTGA
- a CDS encoding YceI family protein has product MMRSFLATTTFLAASAIAAHADMARYELDPTHTAVSFTVDHIGFAKTLGVFTDLQGSFMYDVDTQELADVAVAIDAGSVNTFNEARDGHVRNTDFLNVSDHPEITFVASGGTPTGDTSGTVTGDLTILGQTRPVTLDVTLNKVAEYPFGHRREVLGLSMTTTILRSDFGMTYGVANGLVGDEIGIRIETEAMKME; this is encoded by the coding sequence ATGATGCGCAGCTTTCTCGCCACCACGACCTTCCTCGCAGCCTCCGCTATCGCAGCTCATGCCGACATGGCGCGCTACGAGCTTGACCCGACCCACACGGCGGTCTCGTTCACGGTGGATCATATCGGGTTCGCCAAGACCCTCGGCGTTTTCACCGATCTGCAGGGCAGCTTCATGTATGACGTGGATACCCAAGAGCTTGCAGATGTGGCGGTGGCCATCGATGCGGGGTCGGTCAACACATTCAACGAGGCGCGCGACGGTCATGTGCGCAACACGGACTTTCTCAACGTCTCCGATCACCCTGAAATTACCTTTGTCGCCTCCGGTGGCACGCCCACGGGCGATACATCCGGCACCGTCACGGGTGATCTGACAATCCTTGGGCAGACGCGGCCGGTGACGCTGGATGTGACCCTGAACAAGGTGGCCGAGTATCCGTTCGGACATCGGCGCGAGGTGCTGGGCCTGTCAATGACCACCACGATCCTGCGCAGTGATTTCGGTATGACATACGGCGTCGCAAACGGTCTTGTCGGAGACGAAATCGGCATCCGCATCGAGACCGAAGCCATGAAGATGGAATGA
- a CDS encoding efflux RND transporter periplasmic adaptor subunit, with translation MLRSLLGAAAFAASVLSGLPAYAQGRASAVGVQTVETRTLSETVPVFAEIVTARNGAVASRVAGSVETIHVLAGTQVAEGDVLVELNQELLTIQVRQARARISEAQASVATSEALLNSRQVSFERVSALRDSASFSQGRFDDSQSEVQIARAQLAEAQARLDSSRAELAEAEYQLNRSIIRAPFSGIVLEVQTIPGAFIQAGTPVVTILDTGSFEIEAGIPARFVADLQPGQQMNGLLETGATVELELRAILPVEDASTRTRAVRFSASGLGDMRNLAVGQSLTVDVPVGEARDVLSVPKDALVQAQGGWTVFVAVDGKAQPRQVEIGAPAGDRYEVVNGLVSGDQVVVRGNERLRPGQDINPTPIETN, from the coding sequence ATGTTGAGATCCCTGCTTGGAGCGGCGGCATTCGCCGCAAGCGTATTGAGCGGTCTGCCCGCTTACGCGCAAGGCCGCGCGTCGGCGGTGGGCGTCCAGACCGTCGAGACGCGCACCCTTTCGGAAACCGTGCCGGTCTTTGCCGAGATCGTCACAGCTAGGAACGGTGCGGTCGCCAGCCGTGTCGCGGGAAGCGTCGAGACGATCCACGTTTTGGCAGGAACACAGGTCGCAGAAGGCGACGTTCTTGTGGAACTGAACCAGGAGCTTCTGACGATCCAAGTCCGCCAAGCCCGCGCGCGGATATCAGAGGCACAGGCCAGCGTCGCCACAAGCGAGGCGTTGCTGAACAGCCGCCAGGTTTCCTTTGAACGGGTGAGTGCGCTGCGCGACTCGGCGTCCTTTTCGCAAGGCCGGTTCGACGATTCCCAATCCGAGGTCCAGATCGCTCGCGCGCAGCTTGCAGAAGCGCAGGCCCGGCTCGACAGCAGCCGCGCCGAGCTGGCCGAGGCCGAATATCAGCTCAACCGCAGCATCATCCGCGCCCCGTTCTCGGGCATCGTTCTGGAGGTGCAGACGATCCCCGGCGCCTTCATTCAGGCCGGCACACCCGTCGTGACGATCCTTGATACTGGCTCGTTCGAGATCGAAGCGGGCATCCCGGCGCGCTTCGTGGCGGACCTGCAACCGGGGCAGCAGATGAACGGGTTGCTTGAGACCGGAGCCACAGTTGAGCTGGAACTCCGCGCGATCCTTCCCGTGGAAGACGCCTCGACCCGGACGCGCGCCGTCCGGTTTTCCGCCTCAGGCCTCGGCGACATGCGCAATCTGGCAGTAGGCCAATCCCTGACGGTCGATGTCCCGGTCGGCGAGGCGCGGGATGTCCTGTCGGTTCCGAAGGACGCATTGGTGCAGGCGCAGGGCGGATGGACCGTCTTTGTGGCGGTCGACGGCAAGGCGCAACCGCGTCAGGTCGAGATCGGCGCTCCGGCGGGCGACCGGTACGAGGTCGTCAACGGCCTTGTCTCAGGCGATCAGGTGGTCGTGCGCGGCAATGAGCGACTTCGCCCGGGCCAAGATATTAACCCGACACCGATCGAGACCAACTGA
- a CDS encoding efflux RND transporter permease subunit produces the protein MNPIRFAIERPVAVMAAVLIVILFGTIALSRIPIQLAPDVRKPIVVVETAWPGAAPSEIEREIVNLQEEALRGLEGLEIMTSRSRTGRAEVTLEFAIGTDMGDSLLLVSNRLDRVSGYPAEADEPTLNTSGADDSPIAWVILTAAEGNTRDIGTFRDFIEDTVKDRVERIEGVSAVNLFGGVTRELQIVVDPLRLSRYNLTVPEVVRVLRAENISISAGDLDEGKRRYVVRTEGNLNTEDAIRNVVLRSGAATGGVGLVRVADVAEVAFSYTDATTRLRFRGEPGLAFNIVRESGANVIAVMEEIRIVLAQLAEGPVAGAGLVMEQVYDETIYINGAIGLVTQNIWVGGALAALILMLFLRSPRATLVVSLAIPVSIVATFVVMALTGRTLNVISLAGIAFAVGMIVDAAIVVLENIFRLREQGKSRSEAAFEGARQVWGAILVSALTTVLVFVPILIMQLEAGQLFRDIAVAISVSVLLSLVVAVTVIPALASRLLSAKDQTPTRLWGIDHIAGGFRALVMVYVRWTVRSRTLGLLMVGAIAGGAVLASITFLPRLEYLPEGNRNLVFGLIIPPPGYNLDTTQTIAERIETVARPLWEAAPNEQTEDGTPTIDNFFFVATPGNSFVGSSAVDGARAGELIPVLSRPIFAEPGTFGFMTQPSLFGRGVGGGRTIELNVSGQDLNEILAVAGQAAGMVSGLLPRSEGHQFRPIPGLELGAPEVRLIPDRQRLADAGLDSSGLAATVDAFNDGLRVAEVTVGAERIDLVLRGDRSVQQALRTQDVGRYPVVTPNGQIVPVSALSDVILTAGPTEIRHRDRLRTVTLEVRPSDALPLEAAVELLETEVVQALEAQGLPSDIRLSVSGTADQLNQTWNAIQINLIVALIIVFLVMAILFESFVLPLVILIAVPVAAAGGVGGLALLNLYQTQPMDMLTLLGFVILVGIVVNNAILIVHQALYHLREESMSPVDAIEEATRNRIRPIFMSTLTSVMGMLPLILFPGEGSELYRGLGAVVVGGLSMSAFLTLLTVPPLLRLCLRSSQTASEAGDLKAA, from the coding sequence ATGAACCCGATCCGTTTCGCAATCGAGAGGCCCGTTGCGGTCATGGCCGCCGTCTTGATCGTCATCCTGTTTGGCACGATTGCGCTCAGCCGGATCCCGATCCAGCTGGCGCCCGATGTTCGCAAGCCGATCGTGGTGGTCGAAACCGCATGGCCCGGGGCCGCGCCGTCCGAAATCGAGCGCGAGATCGTGAACTTGCAGGAGGAAGCCCTGCGCGGGCTCGAAGGGCTGGAAATCATGACGTCGCGGTCCCGGACCGGGCGCGCGGAAGTCACGCTCGAATTCGCAATAGGCACCGATATGGGCGACAGCCTGTTGCTTGTGTCGAACCGGCTCGATCGGGTCAGTGGCTACCCGGCAGAAGCCGACGAGCCGACGCTGAACACCTCCGGCGCCGATGACAGCCCGATTGCTTGGGTCATCCTGACCGCGGCCGAGGGCAACACACGCGACATCGGGACCTTCCGCGATTTCATCGAAGATACGGTCAAGGACCGCGTGGAACGCATCGAGGGAGTGTCCGCCGTCAACCTGTTTGGCGGCGTCACGCGAGAGCTGCAGATCGTCGTCGATCCCTTGCGGCTGTCGCGCTACAACCTGACCGTGCCAGAGGTCGTCCGGGTCCTTCGGGCAGAGAATATCTCTATCTCCGCAGGCGATCTGGACGAGGGCAAGCGCCGCTACGTGGTCCGGACCGAGGGCAATCTGAACACCGAAGATGCCATCCGCAACGTGGTGCTGCGCTCTGGCGCGGCCACAGGCGGGGTGGGCCTCGTCCGTGTGGCTGATGTGGCGGAGGTAGCCTTCTCCTACACGGATGCGACGACGCGGCTGCGCTTCCGCGGCGAGCCGGGGCTGGCGTTCAACATCGTCCGCGAGTCCGGCGCCAACGTGATCGCGGTGATGGAAGAGATCCGCATCGTCCTTGCTCAGCTTGCTGAAGGCCCGGTGGCGGGCGCAGGGCTGGTGATGGAGCAAGTCTATGACGAGACGATCTACATCAACGGCGCCATCGGCCTTGTGACACAGAATATCTGGGTTGGCGGCGCGCTGGCGGCGCTGATCCTGATGCTGTTCCTGCGCTCACCCCGCGCCACTTTGGTCGTCTCGTTGGCAATCCCGGTGTCGATCGTGGCGACCTTTGTGGTCATGGCGCTGACGGGACGCACGCTCAACGTGATCTCGCTGGCGGGCATCGCCTTCGCCGTGGGCATGATCGTGGACGCGGCCATCGTTGTGCTCGAGAACATCTTCCGACTGCGAGAACAGGGCAAATCGCGCAGTGAAGCAGCCTTCGAAGGCGCGCGGCAGGTGTGGGGAGCCATCCTCGTGTCGGCGCTCACGACCGTGCTGGTGTTCGTGCCGATCCTGATCATGCAGCTTGAGGCGGGTCAGCTGTTTCGCGACATTGCCGTCGCCATTTCGGTGTCGGTCTTGCTGTCGCTCGTGGTCGCCGTCACCGTGATCCCGGCGCTGGCCTCCCGGTTGCTCAGCGCCAAGGACCAGACGCCAACCCGGCTTTGGGGCATCGACCACATCGCGGGCGGCTTTCGCGCGTTGGTAATGGTGTACGTGCGCTGGACCGTCCGCTCGCGCACGCTCGGGCTCTTGATGGTGGGGGCGATTGCCGGGGGCGCGGTTTTGGCGAGCATCACCTTTCTGCCGCGCCTTGAATACCTGCCGGAGGGCAATCGCAATCTGGTCTTCGGTCTGATCATTCCGCCGCCCGGCTACAACCTCGACACCACCCAAACCATCGCCGAGCGGATCGAAACCGTCGCGCGCCCCTTGTGGGAAGCCGCCCCAAACGAGCAAACCGAAGACGGCACGCCGACCATCGACAATTTCTTCTTCGTCGCCACGCCCGGAAATTCATTCGTGGGCTCCAGCGCCGTTGACGGCGCGCGGGCGGGTGAGCTGATCCCGGTGCTGTCGCGCCCCATCTTTGCGGAGCCGGGCACATTCGGGTTCATGACGCAGCCCTCTCTCTTTGGCCGCGGCGTCGGCGGTGGGCGCACGATTGAATTGAACGTCTCGGGGCAGGACCTGAATGAAATTCTTGCCGTCGCCGGGCAAGCGGCCGGTATGGTGTCGGGTCTCTTGCCACGCTCCGAAGGCCACCAATTCCGACCTATCCCGGGGCTGGAGCTGGGCGCGCCGGAGGTGCGACTGATCCCGGACCGCCAGCGTCTGGCGGATGCAGGTCTCGACAGCTCCGGGCTGGCCGCGACGGTGGACGCCTTCAATGATGGCTTGCGGGTGGCCGAGGTCACCGTCGGTGCCGAGCGCATCGATCTTGTGCTGCGCGGTGACCGCTCCGTGCAGCAGGCCTTGCGGACGCAGGATGTCGGGCGCTACCCCGTCGTGACGCCCAACGGGCAGATCGTGCCGGTGTCGGCCTTGTCCGACGTGATCCTGACGGCAGGCCCCACAGAGATCCGCCACCGCGACCGTCTGCGCACCGTCACGCTGGAAGTCCGCCCCTCCGACGCCTTGCCGCTGGAGGCCGCGGTGGAGCTTCTGGAAACCGAGGTCGTGCAAGCCTTGGAGGCGCAGGGCCTGCCTTCTGACATCCGGCTGTCGGTATCGGGCACCGCGGACCAACTGAACCAGACCTGGAACGCGATCCAGATCAACCTGATCGTCGCTCTGATCATCGTCTTTCTGGTGATGGCGATCCTGTTTGAAAGCTTCGTGCTGCCGCTGGTGATCCTGATTGCAGTGCCTGTGGCCGCCGCCGGCGGCGTAGGCGGGCTTGCCCTGCTGAACCTCTATCAGACGCAACCGATGGATATGCTGACGCTCTTGGGCTTCGTGATCTTGGTGGGCATCGTGGTCAACAACGCCATCCTGATCGTGCATCAGGCGCTCTATCATCTGCGCGAGGAGTCCATGTCGCCCGTCGATGCGATTGAGGAGGCAACGCGAAACCGCATCCGCCCGATCTTCATGTCGACGCTGACCTCGGTAATGGGAATGCTGCCGCTGATCCTGTTCCCCGGCGAGGGCTCGGAGCTGTACCGCGGCTTGGGGGCCGTCGTGGTCGGGGGGCTGTCCATGTCCGCCTTTCTGACCCTTCTGACCGTGCCGCCCTTGCTGCGGCTGTGCCTGCGCTCAAGCCAAACGGCAAGCGAGGCAGGGGATCTGAAAGCAGCGTAA